A portion of the Kazachstania africana CBS 2517 chromosome 2, complete genome genome contains these proteins:
- the SMC4 gene encoding condensin subunit SMC4 (similar to Saccharomyces cerevisiae SMC4 (YLR086W); ancestral locus Anc_8.259), which produces MSHTPLSKKQKVVSDEERITPNQNEQDNDKTHPEVTASSFLKSHTPRKLLLGSADNKYVLSQPIISSSSHGSSSLQVPNLQPPLSQPSRGRDKKAYSQSPPRSPGRSPVRKLELIQLSPIKNNRIELQKLYNSKNQNKVRLYIDKLVLQDFKSYAGTQIVGPFNTSFSAIVGPNGSGKSNVIDSMLFVFGFRANKMRQDRLGDLIHKSEAFPNIQSCSVEVHFQYVIDENDGTSKIIEDRKPLVVMRKAFKNNSSKYYINGKESNYTEVTRLLKEEGIDLDHKRFLILQGEVENIAQMKAKAEKEGDDGLLEYLEDIIGTSKYKTLIEDKMVEIEALNEICVEKEKRFEIVETEKNSLESDKDAALEFIAKEKQLTLLRSKLTQYKLYQTNTKLATTLDKISNFKNALQEERSKYEKIQSEIDQSTRELREANEKINASVAQERELVQKKREYDGQCVSMEERIKNLTQKKTKAEKTLHDKRIEIQKNESILKDLQDYQMNYDSEFSNLQKELDKERSKLDDIKLSLKDKTKDISSQISLYEKDIEPWVSKIQEKQVQIQLAESEISLLKESQAKLKEGLGSLKVEIDDVRKEIDNKNSIIENLKKEQVSLKKEVSLGESECSRAKEKEKEMRVILNSHRQRAIDARSALHMAENKSTVLSALTRLQKSGRINGFHGRLGDLGVIADKYDIAISTACSRLDDIVVDSVECGQQCIEYLRKNKLGYARFILLDKLRNFQLGQLQTPENVLRLFDLVQPIDLKFSNAFYSVLRDTLVATDIRQANRVAYGKRRYRVVTLDGKLIDISGTMTGGGSHVSKGLMKLKNSNMEHLEVYEAGDVEKIERDLAERENNFKIAHDTLQEMNNELKRLQDKEPEIELEIAKLLMDVDSLNDQLNLKEQQLKELEKNYTDVINKKDPLDRAEAFLQTLRNEHRALEDQSQSKKEKINTLKEEIMKIGGKELQIQNSKVSSLTERIGIVNAKHKKDKATIKRTEKELQKVQRLFKQAELDNTACVNDLETLQTNVIAIRTRLQETEAEFDIILNEKDDLTGQCESLKEKIKDMEESMNEYKSFEIEIKNKLEKLNSLLDYCKKDIRSLNQELQSYHVRDVTQSLEKIQNENANNSVGVKQSSNNLDVSSSHTPNVDKHDDEISMEDADNDSQNEIEEKEQDADIMDLDNVTEEVSKGIPKLTDDDLKSIDLDSLESEINQLQDYVENSNADIELLEEYIRRLEEFKKRKLDLNTTVARRDEVRDELEKLKKTRHDEFMEGFSIISLTLKEMYQMITMGGNAELELVDSLDPFSEGVTFSVMPPKKSWRNITNLSGGEKTLSSLALVFALHKYKPTPLYVMDEIDAALDFRNVSIVANYIKERTKNAQFIVISLRNNMFELAQQLVGIYKRSNMTQSATLKNKDILNC; this is translated from the coding sequence ATGTCACACACTCCATTGAGTAAGAAACAGAAAGTTGTCTCTGATGAAGAGCGGATTACTCCAAACCAGAATGAGCAAGACAACGATAAGACGCATCCAGAAGTCACagcatcttcatttttaaaatctcATACCCCAAGAAAGCTGCTACTTGGCTCTGCAGATAACAAGTATGTCCTATCTCAGCCGATAATATCGTCATCAAGTCATGGTTCATCGTCGTTACAAGTTCCCAATCTGCAGCCACCATTATCTCAACCATCCCGTGGCCGTGATAAGAAGGCTTACTCTCAGTCTCCCCCAAGATCCCCTGGTAGATCACCCGTTAGAAAGTTAGAATTGATCCAGTTATCACCAATTAAGAACAATAGAATTGAATTGcaaaaattgtataattctaagaatcaaaataaagttAGATTATACATAGATAAGTTGGTTTTGCAGgatttcaaatcatatGCAGGTACACAGATTGTTGGTCCATTCAATACGAGTTTTTCTGCAATCGTTGGTCCAAATGGTTCTGGGAAATCAAATGTGATTGACTCAATGTTATTCGTCTTTGGTTTCCGTGCTAATAAGATGAGGCAGGATCGATTGGGAGATCTTATTCATAAATCAGAAGCATTTCCAAACATACAGTCCTGTTCCGTAGAAGTACATTTTCAATACgttattgatgaaaatgatggtaCAAGTAAAATCATCGAAGATAGGAAGCCTCTCGTGGTAATGAGAAAGGCgttcaaaaataattcttccaaATATTATATCAACGGTAAAGAAAGTAATTATACTGAAGTGACAAGGCTGcttaaagaagaaggcaTTGATCTAGATCATAAGAGATTCCTGATCCTACAAGGTGAAGTAGAAAATATTGCTCAAATGAAGGCCAAAGCAGAAAAGGAAGGAGATGACGGTCTATTAGAATATCTAGAAGATATTATTGGCACAAGTAAGTACAAGACTTTAATTGAGGATAAAATGGTTGAAATTGAAgctttgaatgaaatttgtgttgaaaaagagaaaagatttgaaattgtagAAACTGAGAAAAATTCTTTGGAAAGTGATAAAGACGCTGCTTTGGAATTTATAGCGAAAGAAAAGCAATTGACTCTTTTAAGATCAAAACTTACTCAATACAAGCTGTATCAAACCAATACAAAGCTTGCTACGACTTTGGATAAGATttccaatttcaaaaatgcaTTGCAGGAAGAGAGatcaaaatatgaaaagattcaaagTGAAATAGATCAATCAACCAGGGAGTTAAGGGAAgccaatgaaaaaattaatgcTTCTGTGGCCCAAGAACGAGAGCTAGtccaaaagaaaagagaataCGACGGCCAATGTGTTTCGATGGAGGAgagaatcaaaaatttaacCCAGAAAAAGACCAAAGCTGAGAAAACACTACACGATAAAAGGATtgaaatacaaaaaaatgagTCTATATTAAAAGATTTACAAGATTATCAGATGAATTACGATAGTGAATTTAGTAATTTGCAAAAGGAGCTTGATAAGGAACGTTCCAAGTTGGATGATATCAAActatcattgaaagataaaaCGAAGGATATTTCGTCACAAATTTCTCTGtatgaaaaagatattgaacCATGGGTTTctaaaattcaagaaaaacaggtacaaattcaattggCAGAATCTGAAATCTccttattgaaagaatcacAAGCCAAATTAAAGGAAGGACTAGGGTCTTTGAAAGTTGAAATAGATGACGTTAGAAAGGAAATCGACAATAAGAACAgtatcattgaaaatctCAAAAAGGAACAAGTATCTCTCAAAAAAGAAGTGTCCTTAGGTGAATCCGAATGCTCAAGGGCTAAAGAAAAGGAGAAAGAAATGCGGGTAATATTGAACTCGCATAGACAACGTGCAATTGATGCGCGCTCAGCATTACATATGgctgaaaataaaagtacTGTTCTTTCAGCACTTACAAGGCTACAAAAATCAGGCCGTATAAATGGGTTCCATGGTAGATTGGGTGACTTAGGTGTCATTGCAGATAAGTATGACATCGCTATATCTACTGCATGTTCACGACTGGATGATATTGTGGTCGACTCTGTAGAATGCGGCCAGCAATGCATTGAATATTTGCGTAAAAATAAACTAGGTTATGCTCGATTCATACTTTTGGataaattgagaaattttcaattgggCCAACTTCAAACACCAGAAAATGTTCTTCGATTATTCGATTTGGTCCAACCAAttgatttaaaattttctaatgcCTTTTATAGCGTTCTTAGAGATACACTTGTCGCTACTGATATAAGACAAGCTAACAGAGTAGCCTATGGGAAAAGAAGATATAGAGTTGTAACTTTAGATGGTAAACTGATCGATATTTCGGGTACTATGACTGGTGGTGGCTCTCATGTTTCCAAAGggttgatgaaattaaaaaatagCAATATGGAGCACCTGGAAGTCTATGAAGCAGGTGAtgttgaaaagattgaaagagaCCTAGCTGAAAGAGAgaacaattttaaaattgcaCACGATACTTTACAAGAAATGAACAACGAATTGAAACGCCTACAGGACAAAGAACCCGAAATTGAACTGGAAATTGCTAAACTGTTAATGGACGTGGACTCTTTGAACGATCAACTGAACTTGAAGGAGCAGCAATTGAAGGAActagaaaagaattatacAGATGTTATTAATAAAAAGGACCCGCTTGATAGAGCAGAAGCTTTTTTGCAGACATTGCGCAACGAACATAGAGCATTAGAAGATCAATCACAAAGCAAAAAGGAGAAAATCAACAccttgaaagaagaaataatgaaaattggagggaaagaattacaaattCAGAATTCAAAAGTCAGTTCCTTGACTGAAAGGATTGGCATAGTAAATGCAAAGCACAAGAAAGATAAAGCCACAATCAAAAGAACAGAAAAGGAGCTTCAGAAAGTGCAAAGGTTGTTCAAACAAGCTGAATTGGATAATACGGCTTGTGTAAATGATTTAGAGACCCTCCAAACAAACGTCATAGCTATTAGAACTCGCCTACAAGAAACCGAGGCAGAGTTTGATATAATCttgaatgaaaaagatgatttaaCAGGCCAGTGTGAATctttgaaggaaaagataaaagatATGGAAGAATCCATGAATGAGTATAAGTCTTTCGaaatagaaataaaaaataaacttgAAAAGCTGAATTCTTTGCTCGATTACTGTAAAAAGGATATCAGGTCTTTAAATCAAGAACTTCAAAGTTACCATGTAAGAGACGTTACTCAGAGtttagaaaaaattcagaatGAAAATGCGAATAATAGTGTTGGTGTTAAACAAAGTTCCAATAATCTAGATGTCTCAAGTAGTCACACTCCGAATGTGGATAAGcatgatgatgaaatctCTATGGAAGATGCGGACAATGACAGCCAGAATGAAATAGAGGAAAAAGAGCAAGATGCAGATATCATGGATCTTGACAATGTCACAGAGGAAGTGTCTAAGGGTATCCCAAAGCTTACAGATGATGACTTGAAATCTATTGACCTAGATTCACTGGAATCTGAGATTAATCAATTACAGGACTATGTTGAAAATTCTAATGCAGACATTGAACTCTTGGAGGAGTACATCAGAAGATTggaagaattcaaaaagagaaaactGGATTTGAATACAACAGTAGCGAGACGAGATGAGGTGAGAGatgaacttgaaaaattgaagaaaacgCGTCATGACGAATTTATGGAGGGCTTCAGCATCATTTCATTAACTTTAAAAGAGATGTATCAAATGATCACAATGGGAGGAAATGCAGAATTAGAGTTGGTCGACAGTTTAGATCCATTCTCTGAAGGTGTGACATTTAGTGTGATGCCTCCTAAGAAGAGTTGGAGAAATATCACCAACTTATCCGGTGGTGAAAAAACGCTAAGTTCTTTAGCTTTGGTTTTTGCCCTTCATAAGTATAAGCCCACCCCTCTTTATGTGAtggatgaaattgatgctGCTTTGGATTTTAGGAATGTTTCCATTGTTGCTAACTATATCAAGGAACGAACTAAAAATGCCCAATTTATCGTGATTTCTTTGAGAAACAACATGTTTGAGCTTGCGCAGCAACTAGTTGGAATCTATAAGAGAAGCAATATGACTCAAAGTGCCACCTTGAAAAACAAGGACATACTCAATTGTTGA